AGATTACAAAGTCTAGCCAGCAAAGGAATTCGGTGCTGTGGAGATGTGAACCAAACAGACGGCTTCGTGTTCAAAACTATATCACATTATCATCATCCATCATGGTCTTATAGGTGTTCCTGACGCTGTCTAAACATAAGAATTATCCCTGAGGCTAAGGCTTTAGCCTGCCGAGGGCCTTAACAGGGTTCCCGTAGAGCTCAAAAGTCTCCCTGGaaggaaatgggaaaaggcGGAgcttagagagaaaaactacCCCCACGTGACCAAAATCTGGCCTTGCTATTGGCTCCCGTCTCGATTTACCGATCGATATAAAATCGGAAATTCAGTGAAGCCTATACTCCCTGCCACGCGAATTTCAACCCACGGTCCCACATTTTTCAGTCACCGCCGAAACCTGAAAATGGAATTGCGTGGTATACCCAGggcagagctatagatacctggtcagttcatggctgtgttggcttccctatcccggtttcagggtaaacgtaagccgatttggaagAATGAatgagcgcctctagtgagtgtgtcagctactacgtgaagccagccaatcaggaagggtctatgaaaaactcattggccaatcacagcttacttttctacaagaagtaaacaataataaaaaggaacaagtATCCAACTGTCAAACCTCTAAGTCTTTTCTAAGTGTCCAaacattcttacattttattgtttggttgtgtaaattgtttattctttctaAGTGTCCAaacattcttacattttattgtttggttgtgtaaattgtttattgttccGTTGACATAATACATTacttcttgttttgaaaatgtacaCTTTTCACATTATAATTTCCATTTGGTAGTTGATCCatcgaaatgcaaaaaatcatttgtttaatttgatcaaaagaCCATATCCAATTCTTTGGTACCATTGATGAAGTTACTAGTGACTGAAATGTCACAAAATTAGACTTGAAATTAGTAGAGCTTGCTTCCATAGAAGGTGATGTAACTGTCGAATCTTcaatgacaacagcaacattttcgttcattacatcaggaagtggatcaaaaattgcttcttcagcagcctggtGAGTGTCCATTGATTCTTGAATAGTAGAGGTAGCTTCCATAGAAGGCGATGCAACTGTCGTATCTTCCATGACAACAgcaagattttctttgattgaatctggaagtggatcaaaaattaattcttcagcagcctgggGAATGTTGATTGATTCTTGAATAGTAGAGGTAACTTCCATGGAGGGTGCTataagataaaatttaaagcaattgctcttcaaaataaaatgtaaagagAACTATTATCAATACCTGtactgtcaaatttttttctctttgacgtAGTAGGTATTTTGTCTACTTTTGGTCGTTTCCTTACTGATGCATTGCTAGCATTTGCTTCCACTACAATACATATTTAAGAATTGCGTTATttgatattaaacaaaataaacatatttaaaaataccattaaggttatttctccatttgaaaccatcaacattttgcattGCTTGTCGACTAGGtgtatctaaaatgaaaatggttcagTTTCTGTGCTTTACAGATTATACAGGAAATATAATATCAATACCATTtatcagaaaatgtttgggaatTGCTCCAGCATTACGATTCCTACGTTTGAAAGGATGGAAcacgttcaaaatttcaatccctGATTTAAAGTCACTTTCGTCAAAATGACGGCAGCAAATACGTGAGGTGCTCGTCAAATTGCTACATGGAATTAGTTCTTgccattttgataatgaagtttTAGGAATTGTAAACAGGGtaacctcgttttctttttgatttcctttgtaATATGTTGTTTTACAACCAGGAACAGCACACCTGCCaaccatttttacagaaattatggTTAGGCTTCATTCACGTAATACACGATGATGGCCGCCGTATTCACatattacacaaaaatggccgccgaaagtattcaacgtcttatcactagatggcgctgattcaTTCTTCCACTTCACAACTTCTGACAAGCTCCGCCCTAAAACCCcctgaaaatcggcttacgtttaccctgaatccgggatagggaagccaacacagccatgaactgaccaggtatctatagctctgccCAGGGGTAGTTTTTGTGATagaaatgtaaatgtaaacaaacaaTAGATTTAGAATGCATTCGAAGATTCgtgtattatcaaaggaaaagtaattcaaaatgttttccatgcctaaaaaaaattggcgtTTACTTccgaattttatttaagttaatatttcttgtttcggTATTCCCAAGTTTCACTGTATTCATTCAGCTTTTTGTTATGTCCTAGTCCTAGTCCTAGTCCACAGACACATACCAACAGTTgcttccattgaaaaaaaaacaattaaacattCAGCAACTTGTGTAAACAGTTAAATAATTGGCCTCTTACTAAATTAAGTCATTTCAGGAACTTCAGCATGTTCTTCAGTATATCGAAACAGTGCCAACCCACCTGTGCCAAACTACATGTTTACAACTGATAATTCTTAATCACCCAGATGCAGAAAAGTTTAATCTTTAAACTGAATTTGTTCTACAGGAGTAAATGTAGCATGGATCAACTTCCAGTGACCAACTTCCAGTGACCAACTTGTGGCTAGAGTCGATACTTACAAGGGTATTAGTTGCAATGCTTCCTGACATGGCAAATTATTCCATAGCAGAAAAAGGTGAGAAATTACATAATCATTGTAGAGTCTAATGTTCTATACataaatttttcatcattagATGCTATGTGTCGAAAAGCTAAAGTGTTTTTCCACTGTGATGGAGCCAAAGCTGTAGGTAAAATTCCAATTGATGTTGAATCGATGTAAATTGATTTATAAAGgtattttacaatttaatatATGATTGTTATTTCGATGTAATTCACTCTCTTTTTTCGCatcattcttttcttgaacTTGAACAAAAGGTGTTGGTGCTCTTTACGTGATAGGCCGACCACGGGTTAGGATTGAAGCTCTGCAAAGTGGAGGTGGTCAGGAATGAGGGATACGTAGTGGAAGTTCCTACTCCACTGACAGATTGACAGTTAGTTTTGGCGCAGCATGTGAAGTAGCTCAGCAAGAACTTAAGGTTTTAGTTCATGTCATAGTAGTATCCATACATAACTAATTGATCAAAACCATGTTTTAGTATAATCACGCCAGATTAGTAAACTATCGCAACGCTTGATCGATCAGATTGGTAATAGTTTAACACATGTCGTACGAAACTGAGATCCTGAACACTCCTACCCAGGTTGTGTAAACCTTTCTTTCGCCTACGTCGAGGGAGAAAGTCTTTTCATGGCCCTGAAAGGTAACTTTAAAGGCAACTTCCACTACCTTTCATTTTAactaattctttttattacgtaAGACGTGGCACTCTCAAGCGGAAGTGCTTGCACCTCAGCATTGCTGGAACCTTCATATATATTTTGCGTACCATTGGCGCTGAAGATTTTGCGCATTCTTCTATTCGATTTGGAATCCGAAGCTGAGGTTGATTACACGGCAGAAAAGTGTATTCATCAAGTATCACCAAACTTCGAGAAATGAGGTATATGGGACCGGGTTTGGAATGCCCCgacaaaaagtttatttcacTTCCgctaaaaatgttaatttgtccttcttccttatttcttatttgtttatttttgtcgaaatgaaaatttataaatgcaacggttttctttttttaaattatgatcagtgtttaaaaaaagtagaagagaTACAGagtacaataaaataaaaaataacgacaagaaaatgaagcaCAAGAACAAGACTGCctaattacaaaattctttCAAGATAGCTCTGTCACTTAGCCGAAGGCCAACGCTTGCAACGCGAGCCCTAGTATAGGTCTCTCACAGTCTGTGCCTTTATACCTTAGAAGCCCTTTTCACGTCACGTTTCTGGATCGCTTTCTGCCCAGCCAGTTTTTTCTCTAATCTACTTAACTGTATTATAGACATGAGCATTTGCGGTTGAGTTATTTTAATTACGCAATTCTTGAGTTTGACCTCTATTTTTATGCCTGCAACCTGCAtcctaaataaattttcttttttaaaatctaaccCATAAGGAAATGTCAAAAGATAAGATTGAGAATGCTTAAGCAAGCGGTACAATAATGATCGTGTttctgaatttattatttactattactatttattatttttaatttatcttgcacaaaatcaaagaattttttgctAGCTCTCCGATTCCGATTTCGAAATTTTAACAATGAATcttgattctttgtttgaatAACGATGAGTTGCATAAACAAATCTGTACATGTTGGCTTTACAATCAGATAATAAGCGGATGAAAAAACGTGAGTTATCTGACTTTAGAGTTTGATTTGACTCCGGAATAATAGTCTTTTCGATTTCGATCAATTTCCGGATTTTGACAGGTGGCAGCACTGCTTCGTTGCCATGGCAATGGCATTTAATAACAGCAGACACTAATGAAAAACGTCAATCGAATcgacattcatttttcttggctATTTTATTACGAtgtcaaaaatagaaaaaaagacgcaaTCGAATGGTTCCCAAGATGGGaatcatttttcaagtgaTATATGAAAGAACTGTCGACAATATGTCGCTCGGTTTTCTTTATAAATCGCATAACCTGCAGTCTTTTTGCTGACAaagctatttcttttttgttggataATGTGCTTTCACTAGGTAACAACTTTTCGTTTATCAATCAATGTTGTCTTTTAATAGGAAATGGGTTTCTTAGAATAGACAATTTTCGAGTTTCTCCTGTTTTGAATAATCTCCTGGTTATATGCTAGGTATTTTCACCTCCCCAAATGCGGCCTCATCCTGTGATTGATGATGGACTCTCAATTTTGTACCCCATTGCTTTTAAGGTAAATGTTCTTTGTTAcacatacatttttttagttttaatcaatacttttatttcccttAAAGTTCTTTCTGCGAACTGGACGTATAATTTTCCTTCAAGTCATACGAAAGCGACCCTCAGTCATTGGTGTGGGTCCTTTGATAAGGTAAACCTTTAAGAAATTAGTATAAAgtattcatttgtttgaatcagtttgttttat
This DNA window, taken from Daphnia pulex isolate KAP4 chromosome 2, ASM2113471v1, encodes the following:
- the LOC124188686 gene encoding uncharacterized protein LOC124188686, coding for MVGRCAVPGCKTTYYKGNQKENEVTLFTIPKTSLSKWQELIPCSNLTSTSRICCRHFDESDFKSGIEILNVFHPFKRRNRNAGAIPKHFLINDTPSRQAMQNVDGFKWRNNLNVEANASNASVRKRPKVDKIPTTSKRKKFDSTAPSMEVTSTIQESINIPQAAEELIFDPLPDSIKENLAVVMEDTTVASPSMEATSTIQESMDTHQAAEEAIFDPLPDVMNENVAVVIEDSTVTSPSMEASSTNFKSNFVTFQSLVTSSMVPKNWIWSFDQIKQMIFCISMDQLPNGNYNVKSVHFQNKK